A single region of the Populus nigra chromosome 2, ddPopNigr1.1, whole genome shotgun sequence genome encodes:
- the LOC133682061 gene encoding uncharacterized protein LOC133682061 isoform X1, whose amino-acid sequence MEAPSKLVGGHQAVQPSAAETKKAMRRWMKDTVRQFKRLKADCAEFVKRSETSSKEMLDRLKNNLEQAREAKRLEEQKVEQQKLMINTLQQLLQLPFEMTEFGTGATGLPVHDPPEGPAIEESLGLLQSHLPQGLSHGNNSEQPASANDDQFPDVHSSN is encoded by the exons ATGGAAGCTCCATCTAAACTTGTTGGGG GTCATCAAGCTGTCCAACCATCAGCTGCTGAAACTAAGAAAGCAATGAGACGATGG ATGAAGGACACTGTGAGACAGTTCAAAAGGCTGAAAGCAGACTGTGCTGAGTTTGTGAAAAGATCAGAAACCTCCTCCAAAGAAATGCTGGATCGCTTGAAAAACAACTTGGAGCAAGCTAGAGAAGCTAAAAGGCTAGAGGAGCAAAAAGTTGAACAACAAAAGCTTATGATCAACACGCTTCAGCAACTT TTGCAGCTCCCATTTGAAATGACTGAATTTGGCACTGGAGCGACAGGGCTACCTGTTCATGATCCACCAGAAGGCCCGGCCATTGAAGAGTCATTGGGGCTGCTTCAATCACATCTCCCTCAAGGATTGTCACAT GGGAACAATAGTGAGCAGCCCGCCTCAGCTAATGATGATCAGTTCCCTGATGTTCACTCATCAAACTAA
- the LOC133682061 gene encoding uncharacterized protein LOC133682061 isoform X2, with protein MEAPSKLVGGHQAVQPSAAETKKAMRRWMKDTVRQFKRLKADCAEFVKRSETSSKEMLDRLKNNLEQAREAKRLEEQKVEQQKLMINTLQQLLPFEMTEFGTGATGLPVHDPPEGPAIEESLGLLQSHLPQGLSHGNNSEQPASANDDQFPDVHSSN; from the exons ATGGAAGCTCCATCTAAACTTGTTGGGG GTCATCAAGCTGTCCAACCATCAGCTGCTGAAACTAAGAAAGCAATGAGACGATGG ATGAAGGACACTGTGAGACAGTTCAAAAGGCTGAAAGCAGACTGTGCTGAGTTTGTGAAAAGATCAGAAACCTCCTCCAAAGAAATGCTGGATCGCTTGAAAAACAACTTGGAGCAAGCTAGAGAAGCTAAAAGGCTAGAGGAGCAAAAAGTTGAACAACAAAAGCTTATGATCAACACGCTTCAGCAACTT CTCCCATTTGAAATGACTGAATTTGGCACTGGAGCGACAGGGCTACCTGTTCATGATCCACCAGAAGGCCCGGCCATTGAAGAGTCATTGGGGCTGCTTCAATCACATCTCCCTCAAGGATTGTCACAT GGGAACAATAGTGAGCAGCCCGCCTCAGCTAATGATGATCAGTTCCCTGATGTTCACTCATCAAACTAA